CAGAACATAGGCCGATACGCTGAATTCATGAGGCAGTTCCTCACCCGTGTAAACAACCATGAACGGAATCGTATCATCAGGAATAACAGGAGGCGGCCCGTCATGCAAATGGTGCGTCATTCTGGTGCGGGAGATTACGCCCTGAAAAGTCAGCTGTTGCAGTTCGTCCACAGAATAAATCCTGCCGCACAACTGTCTCATGATACCGACAACAGCGCCGGATTCATCAAAGAAAACTGCAGAAACCCCGATGTACGGCACGGTGGTTCCGGTATTGTTCCTTACTTGTCCTTCAACCACTATCACCTTTGTCTCATCCTGCAATGCAAGAGAATACTGACGCACATTCTGCAACAGCAACGTAGGTTCAGCGGCCAAACAAGAGGATGATAGTCCGTGAATAAGCAAAAGCAGGGTCAGAACGGCGGACAACCTGCAAAAAGACATGATCAGGACCGCCTGAAAAGAGCTTCCTGCAGGGAAAGGATGGTATCCAGCCCGCCGTTTCCGTTGCCGCCGGGATGGAAGACCGGCTTGTAGCCGAGGCGCAGAGCCTGTGAATGCCGCACGTCCTGCCCTGCCACAGGGCGCACCTGCCCGTTGAGGTCTACCTCGCCCCAGAACACGGAGCGTTCCGGCAGCGGAATATCGTAGAAGGAGGAAAGCACCGCAGCCACAAGGGCAAGGTCCATGCCCGGGTCCTGCAGGCGCATGCCGCCGCCGACCTTGGCATAGATATCCACCTGTCCGAAGTTGAGCCGCAGACGCTTTTCAAGCACGGCCAGCAGCAGGTGCAGGCGGTTCACGTCAAACCCCAGTCCTGTGCGGCGGGGTATGGCCAGATAGCTGCGGCTCACGAGAGCCTGCACTTCCACGGCAAAGGGGCGTTGCCCGTCCACCGCC
This region of Desulfovibrio subterraneus genomic DNA includes:
- a CDS encoding FxLYD domain-containing protein, producing the protein MSFCRLSAVLTLLLLIHGLSSSCLAAEPTLLLQNVRQYSLALQDETKVIVVEGQVRNNTGTTVPYIGVSAVFFDESGAVVGIMRQLCGRIYSVDELQQLTFQGVISRTRMTHHLHDGPPPVIPDDTIPFMVVYTGEELPHEFSVSAYVLDLGTER